Genomic segment of Paenibacillaceae bacterium GAS479:
AAGCCTTTCATCCCTACGGCAGCCGCAAAGATTACTCGGAGCTCAGCGATGCGGAGTGGTCTCGCATCGGCTGGGATGTGTTCCAAGATTGCCTGATTTGCCCGCAACGCCATCGCTGCGGTATGACGCTTTCCCGCGATCACTACCGTAAAGCTCCTGATTTGCTCATCTGTTCCCATGACTTCTATATGGAACATGTCTGGACTGCAGAGGCACGGAAACGAGAAGGTCAGCTGCCGCTTTTGCCAGAGCATAGCTCGGTCGTTTTCGACGAAGGGCATCTGCTGGAGACAGCTGCACAGAATGCGCTTACTTATAAGCTCGAGCATAATATGTTCGAGTCCATTATTAGCCGTCTGCTGCAAAACGACATTCGCGAGACGCTGGCTTATGCAATCGAAGATGCAATTACGCGCAGCGAGGATCTATTCCGGCTGCTGCGGGAGAGCAGTCGTCCGGCAATCGGCTCGGAACGGCTGGAAATCAGTTTAACGCCGGAGCTGCTGAAGGAGCTGCGAGCTTTCCGCTCGCTGCTGGAGGAGATTGAGGAGCAGCTCGTGTTTGAAAGCGGGCTGTTTACGCTGGATGCTTACCACCTCACGATCGTTGAGGAGCAATTGGATATGATCGGGGTTGCGCTTGCTCTGTTCGACCGCCCTGAAGGTCTGATTACTTGGTTAGCTCCCGAAAATGGCAGCCTGGCGCTTGTTATTATGCCAAGACTTGTCAAGGAAGTGTTAAAGGAGCGGGTATTCTCGCGGCAAATGCCGATCATCTTCTCATCCGCGACGCTTTCAGCAGGAGGCTCTTTCGACTATATGGCCGATACGTTGGGAGTCCAGAATTATTTGAGCTTCAGCACGCCAAGCCCGTATGATTATGCGGAGCAAATGGGGGTTATAATGCTGGAAACTGATTCCATCCAGGACAAGCAGGCTGCTGCACTGGAGGCGCTTCACCGTAGTGGCGGAAGAGCGTTGCTGTTGTTCCCTGACAGAGGTCAGCTTCAACAGTTTCGCAGCTGGGCCGTTGACAGTGGTAGTCTGGACGGCTATCGGACGCGCTACGAGGGGGAGGCGGAGATCAGCCATCTAATTAGCGCTTTCCAGAACGACGAAGAGAGCATCTTATGTGCGACGACTTTATGGGAAGGGCTTGATATTCCGGGGCCATCTCTATCGCTCGTCATCGTCTGGGAGCTGCCTTGGCCGCCGTTTGATCCCGTTTATAACGCGCGCCGCTTGGAATCGGAGGCTCCATTCGAGGAGGTTGAGAAGCCGTTCATGCAATTGCGGCTGCGTCAAGGGATAGGCCGTCTTATCCGCACCCGTGAGGATCGGGGAGAGATTGTACTCCTGTCCAATCGTTTGGGAGAGCCGGCTGTTAAGGAAGCTGTACTGGCAGTTATTCCAGAAGGAACATTGAAGGGGACGAATTAATCATGGAAATTAAAGAAGTTAAGGTAGACAAAATTAAGGACCCGTTTGGTATTTTGAGCGGTCAGCGCTACGAGTTTTTGCTGAATGTTGAGGTCGACGAGGAGGACGAGCTGTTTAC
This window contains:
- a CDS encoding ATP-dependent DNA helicase DinG, which codes for MTQTRFPFTYDPSLPFISQASDWIADVFYEILPEAGFEVRDEQIYMAFQLERAFQDKRTLFAEAGVGTGKTLVYLLYAAAYARYTQKPAIIACADESLIEQLTKPEGDLAKIARYLELTIDARVAKSQSQYLCLNKLDAVRADADSGEVYDTIHEGLPVFVHQHGTMQAFHPYGSRKDYSELSDAEWSRIGWDVFQDCLICPQRHRCGMTLSRDHYRKAPDLLICSHDFYMEHVWTAEARKREGQLPLLPEHSSVVFDEGHLLETAAQNALTYKLEHNMFESIISRLLQNDIRETLAYAIEDAITRSEDLFRLLRESSRPAIGSERLEISLTPELLKELRAFRSLLEEIEEQLVFESGLFTLDAYHLTIVEEQLDMIGVALALFDRPEGLITWLAPENGSLALVIMPRLVKEVLKERVFSRQMPIIFSSATLSAGGSFDYMADTLGVQNYLSFSTPSPYDYAEQMGVIMLETDSIQDKQAAALEALHRSGGRALLLFPDRGQLQQFRSWAVDSGSLDGYRTRYEGEAEISHLISAFQNDEESILCATTLWEGLDIPGPSLSLVIVWELPWPPFDPVYNARRLESEAPFEEVEKPFMQLRLRQGIGRLIRTREDRGEIVLLSNRLGEPAVKEAVLAVIPEGTLKGTN